The genomic interval GACCCACGTCGAGCCGGTCCGCTACGGCCACGGTGCCAACCTGATGGGACTGCTCCAGTCGGCCCTGGTCGACGGCGGTCCGCGCCGAGTCCGGCGCTGGCTCGGCATCCTGGCCCGGCGACCCCTGACCTACCTGCCGCTGCTCTCGGTCCGGGACTGGTCCCGGCGCACCGTGATCGCGCTGGTCATGCAGTCGCTGGACAACTCGCTGACCGTGCACTACCGCCGTGGCCGGTTCGGCCGGCACCGGCTGGCGACCGCGCCCGGGCACGGCGCCGGCAACCCGACCTGGATCCCGGCCGGCAACCGGGCGGTCCGGTTGCTCGCCGAGCAGATCGGCGGCATCCCCGGCGGGTCGGTGACCGAGCCCTTCGACATGCCGGTCACCGCGCACCTGCTCGGCGGGGCGGTGATCGGGGCGACCGCCGCCGAGGGGGTGGTCGACCCGTACCACCGGGTCTTCGGGCATCCGGGACTGCACGTGGTGGACGGGGCGGCGGTCTCGGCGAACCTCGGGGTGAACCCGTCGCTGACCATCGTCGCCCAGGCGGAACGGGCGATCTCGCTCTGGCCCAACCGGGGTGCCCCGGACCTCCGCCCCCCGCTCGGCGCGGCGTACGCCAGGATCCCGCCGACACCGCCGAGCCGCCCGGCGGTACCGCCCGACGCCCCGGCCGCGCTCCGCTGGTGATCCACCGCGTTCCCCGGTGCCCCGTCCGCCCGTGCGGCGGTTTCCGGGTCGGGACCCGTGCTGGGTAGGCTTCGTACACATGAACACGCCGCGCCCGGTCCTCGTGGTGGACTTCGGAGCCCAGTACGCCCAGCTCATCGCCCGCCGCGTCCGGGAGGCCCGGGTCTACTCGGAGATCGTCCCGCACTCGATGCCGGTCTCGGAGATGCTGGCCAGGGATCCAGCCGCGATCATCCTCTCCGGCGGCCCGGCCAGCGTCTACGCGCCGGGCGCCCCGCAGGTCGACGCGAAGCTCTTCGACAGCGGCGTGCCGGTCTTCGGCATCTGTTACGGCTTCCAGGCGATGGCCCGGGCCCTCGGCGGCACGGTGGCGCACACCGGCGGCCGGGAGTACGGCGGCACCGCCCTGCGGGCCCGGTCCGACGCGACCGCACTGCTCCGGGACCTGCCGGCCGAGCTGTCCGTCTGGATGAGCCACGGTGACTGTGTGACGGAGGCGCCGGACGGGTTCACCGTGACCGCCGAGTCGCCCGGTGCGCCGGTGGCGGCCTTCGAGGACCTCGTCGGCCGCCGGGTCGGCACCCAGTTCCACCCCGAGGTCGGGCACACCGAGCACGGCCAGCGGATGCTGGAGCGCTTTCTCTACGACGTGGCGGGGATCGAGCCGACCTGGACCCCGGAGAACATCATCTCCGACCAGATCGCCGAGATCCGTTCCCGGGTCGGCGACAAGGAGGTCATCTGCGGCCTCTCCGGCGGGGTCGACTCGGCGGTCGCCGCCGCGCTGGTGCACCAGGCCGTCGGCGACCAGCTCACCTGCGTCTTCGTCGACCACGGCCTGCTGCGGGCCGGCGAGGCCGAGCAGGTGGAGTCGGACTACGTCGCGGCGACCGGGATCAAGCTCAAGGTGGTCGACGCGGCCGACCGGTTCCTCGACGCGCTCGCCGGGGTGACCGACCCGGAGCAGAAGCGCAAGATCATCGGCCGGGAGTTCATCCGGGTCTTCGAGGCTGCGGCCCGGGAGGTGGCCGCCAGCGGGGACGTCGAGTTCCTGGTGCAGGGCACCCTCTACCCCGACGTGGTCGAGTCCGGCGGCGGCACCGGTACGGCCAACATCAAGTCGCATCACAACGTCGGCGGCCTGCCGGAGGATCTGAAGTTCTCGCTGGTCGAGCCGCTGCGCACGCTCTTCAAGGACGAGGTACGCCAGCTCGGACTGGCGCTGGGGCTGCCCGAGGCGATGGTCTGGCGGCACCCGTTCCCCGGGCCGGGGCTGGCGATCCGGATCATCGGGGCGGTGGACCGGCAGCGGCTCGACCTGCTCCGGGCGGCGGATCTGATCGCCCGGGAGGAACTCACCGCCGCCGGTCTCGACCGGGACGTCTGGCAGTTCCCGGTGGTGCTGCTCGCCGACGTACGCAGCGTCGGGGTGCAGGGTGACGGACGCAGTTACGGGCACCCGGTGGTGCTCCGGCCGGTGTCGAGTTCCGACGCCATGACGGCGGACTGGTCCCGCCTGCCGTACGACGTGATCGCCCGGATCTCCACCCGGATCACCAACGAGGTCGCCGAGGTCAACCGGGTGGTGCTCGACGTGACGAGCAAGCCGCCGGGCACCATCGAGTGGGAGTGACCCCGGTCCGCCTCGGTTAGCGCGGGTTCGGCGGCGTACCGCCGAACGCCTCCGTCGGCCCGTCCACGCCGGCCGGCGGGCCGGTCGGTGCGACCGGCTCGGCCGGGTGCGTCTGCTGCACCCCGGGCGCCGGCGCGGCCGCCGGAGCACCGGTCGGTGCGGCCGGAGCCGTCGGGGCGGTCGGGGCGGTCGGGGCGGTCGGCGGGCCGGCCGGCGGGGTCGGCGTAGCCGTCCGGGTGCCGTGCGCCCAGCTCGGCGGCCAGACCGGTCCGGTGCCGGGCGGGTGCGGCCAGGCGGGGGCGTCGGCCGGCTCCTCCGGCATCAGGAACCAGAGCACCGGATAGGCCAGCAGGCCGAGCCCGCCGGTGAAGACCGCGATGGCGGCGAAGACCACCCGGACCAGGGTGGGGTCGACGTTGAAGTAGCGGCCGAGTCCGCTGGCCACACCGGCGATCATCCGGTCGGTGGTCGGTCGACGGAGCTGCTTGTACGGGGGCTGGCTGAACGGTATCTGCGTCATGGTTCCACGGTCCGCCCGGACGGCCGGCGCGTCCTCGGTGACCGCCCGGATAGCGACCCTGACCCTCCCCTGACCGGTGCCACCGGCATCCCGACAGTAGGGCCAACTGTCAGGAATCCGACTCTTTTCGTGGTCGGGTTGGATGATCAAGGGAGAATTTGGTCCTGTGACCCCCGCGCTGGAACCGATCCGCAAGATCGCTGCATACGCGATTTGCACCGATTCAACCGATCGGGTGCTCCTGGTCCGGGCCTCCTCCCGGTCCGGAACGCCCGGCGTCTGGTCGCTGCCCGGTGGCGCTGTCGACCACGGCGAGGACCCGAACCACACCGTGGTGCGCGAGACCGCCGCCGAGACCGGCCTCTCCGTCTCCGTCGTCGGGCTGCGGGACGTCCTCGCCGACATGAGGTCGCTGCCGCACCGGGGTGTCACGATCCACACCGACCGGCTGCTCTACCAGGTCTCCGTACGCGGCGGCACGCTCTGCGACCGGATCGGCCAGCCGACCGACCTCGCCCGCTGGCACAGCCTGGCGGAGGCGGAGAAGCTGCTGCTGCGGCCCTTCACCGCGCGCGCCCTCGGCCTGCCCAGCGGGCCGATCGACCTGCGGCCGGAGGAGGCGCCGGAGTTCCCCTCCTTCCACGCCGTGCCCGGGCCGGACGGGCTGCACCGGGCCCAGCGCTTCGCGGCGTACGCGGTCGCCACCGACCCGGACGGCCGGGTGCTGCTGACCCGGGTTGCCGACGGCTACCCCGGCGCGGGCTGCTGGCACCTGCCCGGCGGCGGCACCGACTACGGCGAGCAGCCCGGCGCCGCACTGATCCGGGAACTCGTCG from Plantactinospora sp. BC1 carries:
- the guaA gene encoding glutamine-hydrolyzing GMP synthase, which gives rise to MNTPRPVLVVDFGAQYAQLIARRVREARVYSEIVPHSMPVSEMLARDPAAIILSGGPASVYAPGAPQVDAKLFDSGVPVFGICYGFQAMARALGGTVAHTGGREYGGTALRARSDATALLRDLPAELSVWMSHGDCVTEAPDGFTVTAESPGAPVAAFEDLVGRRVGTQFHPEVGHTEHGQRMLERFLYDVAGIEPTWTPENIISDQIAEIRSRVGDKEVICGLSGGVDSAVAAALVHQAVGDQLTCVFVDHGLLRAGEAEQVESDYVAATGIKLKVVDAADRFLDALAGVTDPEQKRKIIGREFIRVFEAAAREVAASGDVEFLVQGTLYPDVVESGGGTGTANIKSHHNVGGLPEDLKFSLVEPLRTLFKDEVRQLGLALGLPEAMVWRHPFPGPGLAIRIIGAVDRQRLDLLRAADLIAREELTAAGLDRDVWQFPVVLLADVRSVGVQGDGRSYGHPVVLRPVSSSDAMTADWSRLPYDVIARISTRITNEVAEVNRVVLDVTSKPPGTIEWE
- a CDS encoding NUDIX domain-containing protein; this translates as MTPALEPIRKIAAYAICTDSTDRVLLVRASSRSGTPGVWSLPGGAVDHGEDPNHTVVRETAAETGLSVSVVGLRDVLADMRSLPHRGVTIHTDRLLYQVSVRGGTLCDRIGQPTDLARWHSLAEAEKLLLRPFTARALGLPSGPIDLRPEEAPEFPSFHAVPGPDGLHRAQRFAAYAVATDPDGRVLLTRVADGYPGAGCWHLPGGGTDYGEQPGAALIRELVEETGQRGRLVELIGVASHRDAASLGPEGYPIDWHGVRAFYRVVVDSPAPPTVGDVGGSTSEARWFGREELEALPVDRLTEVTAEAVQAARLG